Proteins from one Methanobacteriaceae archaeon genomic window:
- a CDS encoding V-type ATP synthase subunit D: protein MAQEMIEGINPTRMELLKLKQREKLAVKGHSLLKEKRNALIMEFFNILERVKGSRDEVTEKLQEAYQDLTAAQVTMGDLAVRKAAMSVTESVDVDIDSRSVMGVVVPVIDSETQKRTIVERGYGFTDTSVKLDEAAKKFEESIQLIIELGEIEKTIMLLAGEIESTKRRVNALEHIIIPRLENTVKYIEMRLEEMERENFVRLKMIKKTMEEAEEAI from the coding sequence ATGGCACAAGAAATGATTGAAGGCATCAACCCCACCAGGATGGAGCTTTTAAAACTCAAACAGCGAGAAAAACTCGCAGTTAAAGGTCACAGCCTCCTTAAAGAGAAAAGGAACGCTCTGATCATGGAGTTTTTCAACATCCTGGAGAGGGTGAAAGGGTCCCGTGATGAAGTTACAGAGAAACTTCAGGAAGCATATCAGGACTTAACTGCAGCCCAGGTAACCATGGGAGATCTCGCCGTGCGAAAAGCTGCCATGTCCGTTACTGAATCAGTTGACGTTGACATCGACTCCAGGAGTGTTATGGGAGTTGTAGTGCCAGTAATTGACTCAGAAACTCAAAAGAGAACCATTGTAGAACGTGGTTACGGATTCACCGACACCTCAGTCAAACTGGATGAAGCAGCCAAAAAATTCGAAGAATCCATACAGCTCATCATTGAACTGGGAGAAATCGAGAAGACCATAATGTTACTGGCAGGTGAAATTGAATCCACCAAACGACGGGTGAACGCCCTGGAACACATCATCATTCCCCGACTGGAAAACACTGTCAAGTACATTGAAATGCGCCTGGAAGAGATGGAAAGGGAGAATTTCGTTAGGTTGAAGATGATCAAAAAAACCATGGAAGAAGCTGAGGAGGCAATTTAA
- a CDS encoding V-type ATP synthase subunit C → MAEDIATLVTGLGFPSVEAFLAAMLIVLAIFGAIVVISTLRPVLGIFPYTYPNARIRARIGRIFNEKQLQEIIEAGSIEEVKNYLRGFPDYAKYIDQYPLEKALDTQLAESYDLVARITPENSRDAFKFLLKKWDIRNIKSIIIAKEAGLTTEETLDLVVPYGDLTDKLDALVDADNINEVLNALEGTEYAPLLENAIPTYQETGLLLPLEASLDNYLLTKLLKSVSTPEDDNTSYLKNYVGTMVDGANLKIILRAKVDGLHYDDIEPYMISDGYQIREWKLKDLMESEDVAGVVSGLEGTEYATLLAEAMATYNETGSISAFEIALDNHVVETAKKISLKNQFGIGPMIGFLSRKEKEIKNLKIIVRGKREEGYTPAMIKEMLV, encoded by the coding sequence ATGGCAGAAGACATTGCTACATTAGTCACTGGACTGGGTTTTCCCTCTGTTGAAGCTTTCCTAGCGGCCATGTTAATCGTACTGGCCATATTCGGAGCAATTGTAGTTATCTCAACACTCAGACCAGTTCTGGGGATTTTCCCCTACACTTATCCCAACGCCAGGATAAGGGCTAGGATTGGTAGGATATTCAATGAAAAACAGCTTCAAGAAATCATCGAAGCTGGAAGTATTGAAGAGGTGAAAAACTACCTCCGCGGGTTCCCAGACTATGCAAAATACATTGATCAGTACCCCCTGGAAAAGGCCCTGGACACCCAGTTAGCCGAAAGCTACGATTTAGTTGCTAGGATTACCCCTGAAAACAGCAGAGACGCCTTCAAATTTCTCCTGAAAAAATGGGATATTCGCAACATTAAAAGTATTATAATAGCCAAAGAAGCAGGTTTAACCACCGAAGAAACACTGGACCTGGTGGTTCCATACGGGGATCTTACAGACAAACTTGATGCATTGGTTGATGCTGATAACATCAACGAAGTATTGAATGCGCTGGAAGGGACAGAATACGCCCCTCTACTGGAGAATGCCATTCCCACCTATCAGGAAACAGGATTACTATTACCATTAGAAGCTTCCCTTGATAACTACCTCCTGACAAAACTCCTGAAGAGTGTTTCCACCCCTGAAGATGATAACACATCCTATCTAAAAAACTATGTGGGAACCATGGTGGATGGAGCTAATCTGAAAATCATCCTGCGAGCTAAAGTCGATGGACTGCACTACGATGATATCGAACCTTACATGATCAGTGATGGTTACCAGATCAGGGAATGGAAATTGAAAGACTTAATGGAATCAGAAGATGTTGCTGGAGTGGTGAGTGGCTTGGAAGGAACAGAATACGCTACTTTACTGGCAGAGGCCATGGCCACCTACAATGAAACTGGTTCCATATCCGCCTTTGAAATTGCCCTGGATAACCATGTGGTGGAAACTGCTAAAAAGATATCATTAAAGAATCAGTTCGGAATCGGACCAATGATTGGCTTTTTAAGCCGAAAAGAGAAAGAAATTAAGAATTTAAAAATCATTGTCCGTGGAAAACGGGAAGAAGGATACACCCCTGCCATGATTAAGGAGATGTTAGTATGA
- a CDS encoding V-type ATP synthase subunit E, which yields MSAGTEKIVSSIMSDAQVKAESILAEAEKEKQSILSEGEAQAAAEKEKILENAQKTAQMRYQQIISEAKMNSRRMELEAREEVIEEAFKKAEEQLKQIASSDATEYKTSLEKVITEAGVEIGGGDLIVLVKESDKDKIKGSLPSLEKTISDKTSKPTKLEMGEAINTIGGAIVKTKNGEIEVNNTIEARMLRFKKSLRSKVAGILFK from the coding sequence ATGAGTGCCGGAACAGAGAAGATAGTCTCAAGTATAATGTCTGATGCACAGGTTAAAGCAGAATCCATATTAGCGGAAGCTGAAAAGGAAAAACAATCCATTCTCTCTGAAGGCGAAGCTCAAGCAGCAGCAGAAAAGGAGAAAATCTTAGAAAACGCTCAAAAAACAGCACAGATGAGGTATCAGCAGATTATCTCAGAAGCTAAGATGAACTCCCGGAGAATGGAACTTGAGGCTCGAGAAGAAGTAATAGAAGAAGCATTCAAAAAAGCTGAAGAACAGCTTAAACAGATTGCTTCCTCAGATGCAACTGAATACAAGACATCTCTGGAAAAAGTGATAACTGAAGCTGGTGTGGAGATAGGCGGAGGTGACCTCATAGTCCTGGTTAAAGAAAGCGATAAGGATAAAATAAAAGGTTCTTTACCTTCTCTTGAAAAGACTATCAGTGATAAAACCAGCAAACCAACAAAACTGGAGATGGGAGAGGCCATAAACACCATTGGCGGTGCCATTGTAAAGACCAAAAATGGTGAAATAGAGGTAAACAACACCATCGAAGCAAGAATGTTGCGCTTTAAAAAATCTCTAAGATCCAAAGTTGCAGGGATATTATTCAAATAG
- a CDS encoding Dna2/Cas4 domain-containing protein, with translation MIIGGRNNFPISWLNKQGYCEYSIFLENFQGIEVQPTRNMVIGTREHSRLEEEFLRDAEPATFEEMIETSKTVELLSRELPVLSERYGIRGYIDEVWMMPDEFVIIDDKPGTRAFPSAINQVLGYCLAFKDTVKEDRKIIASLRERGTDNIFWSTYFDENAENSIISLINRIQNLISGEEEFIPTKNPRKCLKCRLKRKCNKKALPSSI, from the coding sequence ATGATTATTGGAGGGCGCAACAACTTTCCCATAAGCTGGTTGAATAAACAGGGATACTGTGAATACAGCATATTCCTGGAAAATTTTCAGGGAATTGAAGTACAACCCACCAGAAACATGGTCATCGGCACCAGGGAACATTCCAGATTAGAAGAGGAATTTCTGCGTGATGCTGAACCCGCCACATTTGAAGAAATGATAGAAACCTCGAAAACAGTAGAATTACTATCCAGAGAACTGCCCGTACTCTCCGAGCGCTACGGAATCCGTGGCTACATTGATGAAGTGTGGATGATGCCTGATGAATTCGTGATCATTGATGACAAACCTGGAACAAGGGCATTCCCCTCTGCAATTAACCAAGTATTGGGTTACTGTCTAGCATTTAAAGACACCGTGAAAGAAGATAGGAAGATAATAGCATCCCTAAGGGAAAGGGGAACAGATAACATTTTCTGGTCAACATATTTCGATGAAAATGCAGAGAATAGTATAATATCTCTAATCAACAGGATTCAAAACTTAATTTCGGGTGAAGAGGAATTCATACCCACAAAAAATCCTAGAAAGTGTCTAAAATGCCGTTTAAAGAGAAAATGCAATAAAAAAGCCCTCCCAAGCTCAATTTAA
- a CDS encoding DUF61 family protein, giving the protein MRDYNREENLLKKQILSLNRHLPRRRKNLKELLEEDKPHVLGSDGTRHRFKKNELKKISSMIPRESWGRLKLPLYIEIDADMSGSRIAGRLECSLVCQILGREDCGEEIYIYRPDIKLVRLELPTTSQYMFLVR; this is encoded by the coding sequence ATGAGAGACTATAATCGAGAAGAAAATCTGCTGAAAAAACAGATTCTGAGCCTGAACCGACACCTTCCAAGGCGTAGGAAGAATTTAAAGGAGCTTTTAGAAGAAGATAAACCCCATGTACTGGGATCTGATGGAACAAGGCACCGTTTCAAGAAAAATGAACTTAAAAAAATCTCGTCTATGATTCCAAGGGAATCATGGGGTCGGTTGAAACTTCCCCTTTATATTGAGATTGATGCAGATATGAGTGGTTCGCGTATTGCTGGTAGATTGGAATGTAGTTTGGTGTGCCAGATCCTGGGTCGTGAAGATTGCGGTGAAGAAATTTATATCTACCGACCTGACATAAAATTAGTAAGGCTGGAGTTACCTACCACATCACAGTACATGTTCCTGGTACGGTAA
- a CDS encoding ATP synthase subunit B — MNANIKTREYTTVREVAGPLMIVEGVEGVAYSEIVDIETPNGEMRRGQVLEVKGDIAVVQVFEGTSDLNTATTKVRFTGETAKIGVSLDMLGRVFSGTGSPIDGGPEIIPEKELDINGSPMNPSAREFPAEFIQTGISTIDGMNTLVRGQKLPIFSGSGLPHNELAAQIARQAKVLAEESEFSVIFAAMGITHEEANYFMRDFERTGALERVTVFMNLADDPAIERIITPRMALTTAEYFAFEHDMHVLVILTDMTNYAEALREISAARDEVPGRRGYPGYMYTDLSSLYERAGRIVGKEGSITQMPILVMPQDDITHPIPDLTGYITEGQIVLSRDLHRKGIYPPVDVLPSLSRLMSGGIGEGQTREDHSGVSDQLYSAYAEGRDLRDLMAVVGEEALTERDRKFLTFADGFEDKFITQNRDEDRSIEETLDLGWELMSVLPEAELKRVRAEHIPKYHPDHK; from the coding sequence ATGAACGCCAATATCAAAACCAGAGAATATACCACAGTCAGAGAAGTGGCTGGCCCTCTAATGATTGTAGAAGGCGTGGAAGGCGTTGCCTACAGTGAAATTGTGGACATAGAAACACCAAACGGTGAGATGAGAAGAGGACAGGTCCTGGAAGTTAAAGGTGACATTGCTGTGGTTCAGGTTTTCGAAGGAACCAGCGACCTTAACACCGCCACCACCAAAGTAAGATTCACCGGTGAAACTGCCAAGATCGGAGTTTCCCTGGACATGCTGGGACGAGTATTCAGTGGAACTGGAAGCCCCATAGATGGTGGGCCAGAAATCATCCCAGAAAAAGAACTGGACATCAACGGAAGTCCCATGAACCCCTCTGCCAGGGAATTCCCAGCAGAATTCATCCAGACAGGTATATCCACCATCGATGGAATGAACACCCTGGTACGTGGACAGAAGTTGCCCATCTTCTCTGGATCAGGTTTACCTCACAACGAACTGGCAGCCCAGATCGCCAGACAGGCCAAAGTGTTAGCTGAAGAATCAGAGTTTTCAGTTATATTCGCAGCCATGGGTATCACCCACGAGGAAGCAAATTACTTCATGCGTGACTTTGAACGAACCGGAGCCTTAGAACGTGTTACCGTATTCATGAACCTGGCTGATGACCCGGCTATTGAAAGGATCATCACCCCCCGTATGGCACTAACCACTGCCGAGTACTTCGCCTTCGAACACGATATGCACGTACTGGTTATACTCACAGATATGACCAACTATGCCGAAGCTTTAAGGGAAATTTCCGCTGCTCGTGACGAGGTACCCGGACGTAGGGGTTACCCGGGTTACATGTACACTGACCTCTCCAGTTTGTATGAACGGGCTGGTCGTATAGTGGGTAAAGAAGGTTCCATCACCCAGATGCCTATTCTGGTGATGCCTCAGGACGATATAACTCACCCCATTCCTGATTTAACCGGTTACATCACCGAGGGACAGATCGTGCTTTCCAGGGACTTGCACCGTAAAGGTATTTATCCACCAGTAGATGTGCTCCCCTCACTATCACGACTGATGAGTGGTGGAATTGGTGAAGGACAGACCCGTGAAGACCACAGTGGAGTGTCTGACCAGCTTTACTCAGCCTATGCTGAAGGCCGTGACCTCAGAGACTTGATGGCCGTGGTAGGGGAAGAAGCTCTAACTGAACGTGACCGTAAATTCCTGACATTCGCTGATGGTTTTGAAGACAAATTCATCACCCAAAACAGGGACGAAGACCGTTCCATTGAGGAAACACTGGACCTTGGTTGGGAGTTAATGAGTGTTCTACCTGAAGCAGAACTTAAAAGGGTTCGCGCTGAGCACATACCCAAGTACCATCCAGACCACAAATAA
- a CDS encoding V-type ATP synthase subunit F: MSSKIAVMADPDTVTGFMLGGIKDGFPVKDMDEAGDKLQELSKEYSIIITTEKIGDNFRERIDKMSSESTLPMIIEIPDKTGSVERESDPIRELIKRVIGVEMVE, from the coding sequence ATGAGTTCGAAAATAGCAGTGATGGCAGATCCGGATACCGTGACCGGTTTCATGCTAGGAGGCATTAAAGATGGATTTCCCGTGAAAGACATGGATGAAGCGGGAGATAAACTACAGGAACTGTCCAAAGAGTATTCCATAATAATAACTACTGAAAAAATAGGAGACAATTTCAGAGAAAGAATAGACAAAATGAGTAGTGAAAGTACACTGCCCATGATAATAGAAATTCCAGATAAAACAGGCTCAGTAGAAAGGGAATCAGACCCAATCAGAGAGCTTATAAAAAGAGTAATTGGGGTAGAGATGGTAGAATGA
- a CDS encoding DUF22 domain-containing protein, giving the protein MVRIITRLDQVKKEQMKKAKPAIDFEIGTISGKVRAIIADEDKKFKAGENKPVKIKKININANHICFISAYGTNKYGHTLAVGEETYLPISMERTADHALFAAALDYKVEKNDLLGILILLPVELNF; this is encoded by the coding sequence ATGGTTCGTATTATAACCCGACTGGATCAGGTTAAAAAAGAGCAGATGAAGAAGGCCAAACCTGCCATTGATTTTGAGATCGGAACTATCTCCGGGAAGGTTAGAGCCATAATTGCTGATGAAGACAAAAAGTTCAAGGCAGGAGAAAACAAACCAGTCAAGATAAAAAAAATCAACATCAACGCCAACCACATATGTTTCATCAGCGCCTACGGAACCAATAAATACGGACATACACTGGCAGTTGGTGAGGAAACTTACCTACCCATAAGCATGGAACGGACAGCAGACCACGCACTCTTCGCTGCGGCCTTAGACTATAAAGTAGAAAAAAATGATTTATTAGGCATTTTAATACTCTTACCTGTGGAATTGAATTTCTAA
- a CDS encoding ATP synthase subunit A — MTAEGKIIKIAGPVITASGMRGTQMYEMVKVGDDKLIGEIIELEGDTATIQVYEETAGMKPGEVVESTGGPLSVELGPGIIGSIFDGIQRPLETIKLEVGDYIERGVDVPALPKDKKWTFKPTATAGTKVEGGDVIGEVQETSAVTQKIMIPPNVSGTLKSIVGAGEYTVTEDIAEVETPKGPVKVQLMQKWPVRVGRPYKSKLDPDIPLVTGQRAQDTFFPVAKGGTAAIPGPFGSGKTVTQQQLAKWADADIIVYVGCGERGNEMTEVLKEFPELEDPKTGKPLMDRTVLIANTSNMPVAAREACVYTGITIAEYFRDQGYDVALMADSTSRWAEAMREISGRLEEMPGEEGYPAYLASRLAQFYERAGRVTTVGTEDKTASVSVVGAVSPPGGDLSEPVTQNTLRICKVFWALDASLADKRHFPSIDWLQSYSLYVDSVEGWWDDSVGADWRATRDEAMALLQKESELQEIVQLVGPDALPDRERITLESTRMIREDFLQQNAYHEVDTYCSPSKQYQMLKTIIMFQEKATAALERGASSADLTDLQVKEEIGRMKFIPEDEFDAQVKEIQDKIVKQTSEV, encoded by the coding sequence ATGACTGCCGAAGGAAAGATAATAAAGATAGCGGGTCCTGTTATAACCGCTAGTGGTATGAGAGGGACCCAGATGTATGAGATGGTGAAAGTAGGTGATGATAAGCTTATCGGGGAAATCATTGAACTCGAGGGTGACACTGCCACCATCCAGGTTTACGAAGAAACAGCCGGTATGAAACCCGGAGAAGTTGTGGAAAGTACAGGAGGACCACTATCCGTGGAGCTGGGACCAGGAATAATTGGATCCATCTTTGACGGAATCCAGAGACCACTAGAAACCATTAAACTGGAAGTGGGAGACTACATTGAAAGGGGTGTGGATGTACCTGCACTACCTAAAGATAAAAAATGGACCTTCAAACCCACAGCCACCGCAGGCACCAAAGTGGAAGGTGGAGATGTCATTGGTGAAGTGCAGGAAACCTCTGCAGTAACCCAGAAAATAATGATCCCACCAAATGTAAGTGGAACCCTGAAAAGCATTGTGGGTGCCGGGGAATACACTGTAACCGAAGACATTGCCGAAGTGGAAACACCTAAAGGTCCGGTTAAAGTTCAATTAATGCAAAAATGGCCAGTCCGAGTTGGAAGACCATACAAGAGCAAACTAGATCCGGACATACCACTGGTAACCGGTCAACGAGCACAGGACACCTTTTTCCCTGTGGCTAAAGGTGGAACCGCAGCCATACCAGGACCATTCGGGTCAGGGAAAACTGTTACCCAGCAGCAACTGGCTAAATGGGCTGACGCGGACATCATTGTCTACGTAGGATGCGGTGAAAGAGGAAACGAGATGACCGAGGTGTTAAAGGAATTCCCGGAACTGGAAGACCCTAAAACTGGTAAACCATTAATGGACCGAACAGTCCTTATCGCTAACACATCCAACATGCCAGTGGCAGCCAGGGAAGCCTGTGTTTACACCGGTATAACCATTGCCGAGTACTTCCGTGACCAGGGATATGACGTGGCTCTAATGGCAGACTCCACCTCCAGATGGGCTGAGGCTATGAGGGAGATCTCCGGGCGACTGGAAGAAATGCCTGGTGAAGAAGGATACCCCGCATACCTTGCATCACGTTTAGCACAATTCTACGAAAGAGCTGGTCGAGTAACCACCGTGGGAACTGAAGATAAGACTGCATCGGTAAGTGTGGTTGGTGCTGTATCACCACCCGGCGGAGACTTGTCCGAACCAGTTACTCAAAACACTCTACGTATTTGTAAAGTGTTCTGGGCACTGGACGCATCTTTAGCAGATAAACGTCACTTCCCATCCATAGACTGGCTGCAGAGCTACTCATTATACGTAGACAGCGTGGAAGGATGGTGGGATGATTCTGTGGGTGCAGACTGGAGAGCAACCAGGGATGAAGCCATGGCCCTGCTGCAGAAAGAATCCGAACTACAGGAAATCGTGCAACTGGTAGGACCAGATGCCCTGCCTGACCGGGAAAGGATCACCCTGGAAAGTACCCGTATGATCAGGGAGGACTTCCTGCAACAGAACGCATACCACGAAGTGGACACCTACTGTTCACCATCTAAACAGTATCAAATGCTCAAAACCATTATAATGTTCCAAGAAAAAGCCACCGCTGCCCTGGAAAGAGGAGCATCATCTGCAGATTTAACCGATCTACAGGTTAAAGAAGAAATCGGAAGGATGAAATTCATACCTGAAGATGAATTTGACGCACAGGTCAAAGAAATCCAGGACAAAATAGTTAAACAGACTAGTGAGGTGTGA
- a CDS encoding ATP-grasp domain-containing protein: protein MEKVLVAGVNTRAVACSLKKLGYQVYSADYFGTMDLRTCVDKFLSALDQKPQKSCGRFTQCFNPLIIEKMALEMAGDADGIICCAGVSPAIFPSKKIMGNTRVDTVEDKYRLMKKLQGKFHVPETHLIKDMEDARDIASSDPDKRFVLKPRYGSGGYGIRFLNEILKRSSSDSNCEMDASSLDVNFELDDGGWILQEFIQGENASASVLATGTDARTILTSSQIIGDKVLGQREPFGYCGNIVPYNGDTYLGENHSGSYYRDSNHRDKKNGDSCRDDSKISEIAQKVVSHLSLTGSNGVDFMIRNGEVFVIEVNPRLQGTFECAELALDINMAEAHLEASQGHLMNIPPPSKFAVKMVIHAHHRSQVGNLNFDGVCDLPNKGVIIEKGEPVATVLTSSTTREDALYSARKIVQRVYKSIKPEI from the coding sequence ATGGAAAAAGTTCTAGTTGCGGGTGTTAACACCCGGGCTGTGGCCTGTTCCCTTAAAAAGTTAGGATACCAGGTTTATTCAGCGGATTATTTTGGAACCATGGATCTGAGGACTTGTGTTGATAAATTCCTTTCAGCTTTGGATCAAAAACCACAAAAATCATGCGGCAGATTCACTCAATGTTTCAACCCCTTAATTATTGAGAAGATGGCCCTGGAGATGGCTGGTGATGCTGATGGGATAATCTGTTGTGCTGGTGTATCTCCTGCTATCTTTCCTTCCAAGAAAATCATGGGCAACACCAGAGTAGACACTGTTGAAGATAAATATCGACTTATGAAGAAGCTTCAAGGTAAATTCCATGTTCCAGAAACCCATCTTATCAAGGATATGGAAGATGCCCGGGATATTGCCAGCAGTGACCCAGATAAAAGGTTTGTCTTAAAGCCCAGATATGGTTCAGGTGGCTATGGGATTCGATTTTTAAATGAGATTCTAAAGAGATCATCTTCAGACTCTAATTGTGAGATGGATGCTAGTTCATTGGATGTTAATTTTGAGCTTGATGATGGTGGATGGATTCTGCAGGAATTCATTCAGGGTGAAAATGCCAGTGCTTCTGTTCTTGCTACTGGCACTGATGCCAGGACCATACTCACCAGCAGCCAGATCATAGGTGATAAAGTACTGGGTCAAAGGGAACCCTTTGGTTACTGTGGAAACATAGTACCCTATAACGGAGATACTTACCTGGGAGAAAATCACAGTGGAAGTTACTATCGCGACAGCAATCATCGAGATAAAAAAAATGGAGACTCATGTAGGGATGATTCGAAAATCTCTGAAATTGCTCAAAAAGTGGTGAGCCATCTATCCCTAACTGGCTCCAATGGGGTAGATTTCATGATAAGAAATGGTGAAGTATTTGTAATTGAGGTAAACCCCCGCCTGCAGGGAACATTTGAATGTGCAGAACTGGCCTTGGACATAAATATGGCAGAAGCACATCTTGAAGCCTCGCAGGGGCACCTCATGAACATTCCACCTCCCAGTAAATTTGCAGTGAAAATGGTAATCCATGCCCATCACAGATCACAAGTGGGTAATCTCAATTTTGATGGAGTTTGCGATCTACCCAATAAGGGGGTTATTATTGAAAAAGGAGAACCAGTGGCCACAGTTTTAACTTCCAGTACAACCAGGGAAGATGCGCTTTACTCTGCTCGAAAAATTGTACAGAGGGTTTATAAATCAATAAAACCCGAAATATAA